A region from the Leptospirillum ferriphilum ML-04 genome encodes:
- the hemL gene encoding glutamate-1-semialdehyde 2,1-aminomutase codes for MSKSDELFRKSSQLFPGGVSSPVRAFKAVGGTPPFIEKGEGCHIWDVDQNQYIDFVLSYGPHILGHSDPDVVRAICETAEKGISFGAPTEIELRLGEMIRAAFPLMERLRFVNSGTEATMSAIRVARGFTGRSVIVKFEGAYHGHADSLLVKAGSGAATFGIPDSGGVPEGLAKETIVLPYNNPQAVQDLFKKMGDSIACVIVEPIAGNMGVVVPDEEFLREIRTQTTLYGSILIADEVMTGFRQTYGGVQILFSFEPDMTTLGKIIGGGMPIGAYGGTKEIMQKVAPEGSIYQAGTLSGNPLAMASGVATLQKLKTPALYSLLEEKSRMLAEGIKDLLKATGIPGKVNRMGSMMTLFFSAEPVFDWTSAQKCDTAIFSYFFKECLKEGLYLPPSQYEAFFLSTKHDDNIIKQSLSKFQAALLKTKEWMDKGRPSSL; via the coding sequence TTGAGTAAATCGGATGAATTGTTTCGCAAAAGCAGCCAACTGTTCCCCGGGGGAGTCAGCAGCCCTGTCAGGGCCTTTAAGGCCGTAGGAGGGACTCCTCCCTTTATAGAAAAAGGGGAAGGGTGCCATATCTGGGACGTCGACCAAAACCAGTACATCGATTTTGTTCTCTCTTATGGGCCCCATATCCTTGGGCATAGCGATCCGGATGTCGTGCGGGCGATCTGTGAAACAGCCGAAAAAGGTATCTCTTTCGGAGCTCCAACCGAAATTGAGCTTCGTCTGGGTGAAATGATACGCGCTGCCTTCCCTTTGATGGAGCGTCTGCGCTTTGTCAACTCAGGAACAGAAGCCACGATGTCTGCAATACGTGTAGCCAGAGGCTTCACCGGACGATCTGTCATTGTCAAATTCGAAGGTGCGTATCATGGTCACGCCGACTCTCTTTTGGTCAAAGCAGGCTCCGGTGCTGCTACCTTTGGCATTCCAGACAGTGGAGGGGTTCCAGAAGGATTGGCAAAAGAAACAATCGTTCTTCCCTATAATAACCCGCAGGCTGTGCAAGATCTTTTTAAAAAAATGGGAGACTCAATTGCCTGCGTCATCGTGGAACCCATTGCCGGCAATATGGGAGTCGTTGTTCCCGACGAAGAATTTCTTCGAGAAATACGGACTCAGACAACCCTGTACGGTTCTATCCTGATTGCCGATGAGGTCATGACAGGGTTTCGTCAGACTTATGGAGGCGTACAAATTCTCTTCAGCTTTGAACCGGATATGACAACACTCGGCAAGATCATTGGAGGAGGCATGCCGATCGGAGCCTATGGAGGTACCAAAGAAATCATGCAGAAAGTTGCACCAGAAGGTTCTATCTACCAGGCAGGAACATTGTCCGGAAACCCTCTAGCCATGGCCAGCGGCGTCGCAACTCTCCAGAAATTAAAAACTCCCGCTCTTTATTCTTTGCTCGAAGAAAAAAGCCGCATGCTTGCAGAGGGCATCAAGGACCTTTTGAAAGCGACCGGAATTCCGGGAAAGGTAAACCGGATGGGATCCATGATGACTCTCTTCTTTTCTGCAGAGCCTGTTTTTGACTGGACTTCTGCACAAAAATGCGACACAGCCATATTCTCCTACTTTTTCAAAGAATGTTTAAAGGAAGGTCTTTATTTGCCTCCTTCCCAGTATGAAGCTTTCTTTTTGTCCACAAAACATGATGACAATATTATCAAACAATCCCTTTCAAAATTTCAGGCAGCTCTTCTGAAAACAAAAGAATGGATGGACAAGGGACGACCTTCGTCCCTCTAA
- a CDS encoding D-sedoheptulose-7-phosphate isomerase, which produces MKNNNKIPSEFSTWPSRIEFLFQESMQAKKDFVKDSLNEILECGAWMTETLRSGKKILIFGNGGSSSDAMHIAGELVSRFYKERRGLPAIALGTNMATLTSISNDYSYENVFAREIDAYGEAGDLAIGISTSGNSRNVLKGIEKAKEKNMKTVAFSGGTGGQIRSLADLSLIVPSKLTPRIQECHITVGHILCELVEEALFVS; this is translated from the coding sequence ATGAAAAATAACAACAAAATCCCTTCCGAATTTTCCACGTGGCCCTCGAGAATTGAGTTTCTGTTCCAGGAAAGCATGCAAGCCAAGAAAGATTTTGTGAAGGATTCCCTGAACGAGATTTTGGAATGTGGAGCCTGGATGACTGAAACTCTTCGTTCTGGCAAAAAGATATTGATTTTTGGAAATGGTGGGAGCTCCTCGGATGCAATGCATATTGCAGGAGAACTCGTCAGCCGTTTTTATAAGGAAAGAAGAGGATTGCCTGCCATTGCACTTGGTACCAATATGGCAACCCTGACAAGCATATCGAATGATTATTCCTACGAGAATGTCTTTGCAAGGGAAATCGACGCTTATGGAGAAGCGGGAGATCTTGCCATAGGGATCAGCACAAGCGGAAACTCCCGCAACGTGCTAAAAGGAATTGAAAAAGCCAAGGAAAAAAATATGAAAACCGTTGCTTTTTCAGGAGGAACAGGTGGACAGATTCGTTCTTTGGCTGATTTATCCCTGATTGTTCCCTCCAAGTTGACTCCACGCATTCAGGAGTGTCACATAACCGTAGGACATATTCTCTGCGAACTTGTTGAGGAAGCTCTCTTTGTCTCTTAA
- the rfaE2 gene encoding D-glycero-beta-D-manno-heptose 1-phosphate adenylyltransferase — MSLKRSTIFEPTEKKIVSHNHLVERLKEIRSSGQSIVFTNGCFDLVHAGHIEVLEKARQAGDFLIVALNTDRSVKGLKGPNRPLVTEYRRARVIGALACVDAVTFFDTPTPYELIKLLEPDVLVKGGDWKPDQIVGNDIVSSRGGKVLSIPLVPESSTTLLVEKILERYQNPCSSGNSS; from the coding sequence TTGTCTCTTAAACGGTCGACCATTTTTGAACCTACGGAAAAAAAAATCGTTTCACATAACCATCTTGTTGAACGCCTGAAAGAGATCCGTTCAAGCGGACAAAGTATTGTATTTACTAACGGCTGTTTTGATCTTGTCCATGCCGGTCATATTGAGGTCCTTGAAAAAGCAAGACAGGCTGGTGATTTTTTGATTGTGGCACTCAACACGGACCGGTCTGTTAAGGGACTGAAAGGCCCGAATCGCCCTCTTGTGACCGAGTACCGAAGAGCCCGGGTGATCGGAGCTCTGGCATGTGTGGATGCCGTAACCTTTTTTGACACACCGACTCCCTACGAATTGATCAAGTTGCTTGAGCCGGATGTTCTTGTCAAAGGCGGAGACTGGAAGCCAGATCAAATTGTAGGGAATGACATTGTCAGCTCGCGCGGTGGAAAGGTTCTCTCTATTCCGCTTGTCCCCGAATCTTCAACGACCCTTCTTGTCGAAAAAATACTTGAACGCTACCAGAATCCCTGTTCTTCCGGAAATTCTTCATGA
- the mfd gene encoding transcription-repair coupling factor, with translation MTLFPKLQKKLLETLSTFVAQKSHRPLNLMGIEEDARSLLPFLSQDLLPDKTLWIIAENIEKSHNRMSSLLAFQSFFGSSLSICFLPEEEVLPYEPESPPDFIRAERIHALNLLAQGKVDVVVTTWPAVVRKTLPPRLLSEVTWTLSAGEFIERTALADSLVRLGFLRVLQVSAPGEFAVRGAILDLYSPAHQDPVRLEWDDDILASIRSFDINNQKSLAKLSRIEILPGSEWIPPSGKVQDAALSDWLKSNPVTSLVPGVERFIPSFYDDAKSPLDYGRKPVLLIEEPSLYRLKKKEWEDRIREGWENLTDSDKALLPSPEKAFLFEGEELPQLIEKLYPTIYLSDFSDQENLPFSSPVESLLRIDDSWIEGLSHLIGQTKVVSVFRTRGQRDRFQELLTNQGIPFFPAAGLQDIEEKESLNTSAVWTILGDVEKGFYIPSDNVLVLSENFLFRKRPEPRIHRTFATATSIYRKDRPPLNEGEPVVHLQHGIGLYRGLKEIMVGSIPGEFFVVEYRDFEKLYVPVDQADLLQPYRGPEGSAPTLDRIGGQTWNRTRQKVRKEIEKISQDLVDLYARRKTVSGHSFSADLLLVREFENSFPYDLTPDQEDAWRAVSEDMEAPTPMDRLILGDVGFGKTEIAMRAAFKAVADGYQVALLVPTTLLAKQHYESFLDRFSGFPVRIGHISRMVSQAEIRATRRKLSLGEIDILIGTTALISKETTFRNLGLLIIDEEQRFGVGQKEKLKSRYTSVDVLTLSATPIPRTLQMSLSGLRGISFIMTPPPGRKPIRTAILTFDRHRIHEAIDRELARDGQVFFIHNRVQTISRMVHYLAKLFPGVPIGMAHGQMEDSRMEEVMEKFIQRHYRILVSTAIVESGLDIPAANTIIVNRADMFGISELYQIRGRVGRSGQQAYAYFLIPSESGLTDTARKRLKTLQDNTSLGSGYQIAMRDMEIRGAGSLLGHQQTGHIALVGLDLYLEMVEEAIQSRIEPEAVPLAREEVRIDLGRESRFPEDYIEHPAQRIDFYRRLSLAKDMGEIDHIESEVSDRFGPLPRSSKGLFLAARLKFLSLKHGFSEVRVRDRELIVKPSFFGVFTPEKIQTLFNKFEGRLWINPDSTFCLLGSPSTFVNELDLVGHVLSGNPDFQDICSTHP, from the coding sequence ATGACTCTTTTTCCCAAACTTCAAAAAAAATTACTGGAAACCCTTTCAACTTTTGTTGCCCAAAAATCCCATCGGCCTCTGAATTTAATGGGGATTGAAGAAGACGCACGCTCTCTTCTTCCCTTTTTAAGTCAGGATCTCTTGCCCGATAAAACACTGTGGATCATTGCCGAAAATATCGAAAAATCCCATAACAGGATGAGTTCTCTACTCGCTTTCCAAAGCTTTTTCGGATCCAGTCTTTCCATCTGCTTTCTTCCGGAAGAAGAAGTTCTTCCTTATGAGCCGGAAAGCCCACCCGATTTTATACGGGCGGAAAGAATCCATGCCTTGAACCTTCTGGCCCAGGGGAAAGTGGATGTCGTCGTCACAACATGGCCGGCTGTTGTCAGGAAAACCCTTCCTCCCAGGCTTCTGTCAGAAGTCACCTGGACCTTGTCTGCCGGGGAATTCATTGAACGGACTGCTTTGGCCGACTCTCTCGTGCGACTTGGTTTCTTAAGAGTGCTCCAGGTTTCCGCCCCGGGAGAGTTTGCTGTCAGGGGAGCAATCCTCGATCTTTACTCACCAGCCCATCAGGATCCCGTCAGACTTGAATGGGACGATGACATTCTTGCCTCTATTCGGAGTTTTGATATCAACAACCAGAAATCTCTGGCAAAGCTATCAAGGATCGAAATCCTTCCGGGCTCTGAATGGATTCCCCCTTCCGGAAAAGTCCAGGACGCAGCACTCTCGGATTGGCTCAAGAGCAATCCTGTGACATCTCTCGTGCCAGGGGTCGAACGCTTCATTCCGTCCTTCTATGACGATGCCAAGTCTCCGCTCGATTACGGCCGGAAACCTGTTCTTCTGATCGAAGAACCATCTCTTTACCGACTGAAGAAAAAAGAATGGGAAGACAGAATCCGGGAAGGTTGGGAGAACCTGACAGACTCGGACAAGGCTCTTCTCCCTTCTCCAGAAAAAGCCTTTCTGTTCGAGGGGGAGGAATTACCACAGCTGATCGAAAAACTTTATCCGACGATTTATTTATCCGATTTTTCCGACCAGGAAAATCTTCCCTTTTCTTCCCCTGTTGAATCTCTGCTCCGAATCGACGATTCCTGGATTGAAGGACTTTCACATCTTATCGGACAAACGAAGGTCGTTTCGGTCTTTCGCACCCGAGGTCAACGGGACAGATTTCAGGAGCTTTTGACCAATCAGGGTATTCCGTTCTTTCCGGCCGCCGGTCTGCAAGACATCGAAGAAAAAGAGTCCCTCAACACATCCGCTGTCTGGACAATATTGGGAGATGTCGAAAAAGGATTTTACATCCCCTCGGACAACGTTTTGGTCCTGTCCGAAAACTTTCTCTTCAGAAAACGTCCAGAACCTCGCATCCACCGAACTTTTGCAACTGCGACCTCCATTTACAGAAAAGATCGTCCACCCCTAAACGAGGGAGAACCGGTCGTTCACCTCCAACACGGCATTGGTCTCTACCGTGGTCTCAAAGAAATAATGGTGGGATCAATCCCCGGGGAATTTTTCGTTGTCGAATATCGGGATTTTGAGAAACTTTATGTTCCGGTTGATCAGGCTGACCTCCTTCAACCCTACAGGGGACCTGAAGGGTCTGCTCCGACTCTGGACAGGATTGGCGGGCAAACCTGGAACAGAACGCGGCAAAAGGTCCGAAAGGAAATCGAAAAAATCTCCCAGGATCTAGTCGATTTATATGCCAGAAGAAAAACAGTCTCCGGACATTCTTTTTCCGCTGATCTTCTTCTCGTCCGGGAGTTTGAAAATTCTTTTCCCTATGATTTAACCCCGGATCAGGAAGACGCATGGCGCGCTGTATCTGAAGACATGGAAGCTCCTACTCCCATGGATCGGCTGATTCTGGGGGACGTGGGGTTCGGAAAAACTGAAATTGCCATGCGTGCAGCGTTTAAGGCCGTTGCCGACGGATATCAGGTCGCTCTTCTTGTCCCCACTACTCTTTTGGCCAAACAGCATTATGAATCCTTCCTGGACAGGTTCTCCGGTTTTCCGGTGCGAATCGGCCATATTTCAAGAATGGTTTCTCAGGCTGAAATCCGCGCGACCCGCAGAAAACTGTCTCTGGGGGAGATCGATATCCTGATCGGAACGACAGCTTTGATCAGCAAAGAAACAACGTTCCGGAATCTGGGTCTTTTAATCATTGACGAAGAGCAAAGATTTGGGGTCGGTCAGAAAGAAAAACTGAAAAGCCGTTATACATCTGTCGATGTTCTCACACTCTCCGCAACCCCCATTCCCCGAACACTCCAAATGTCCTTGTCCGGCTTAAGGGGGATCAGCTTCATCATGACCCCTCCTCCCGGCAGAAAACCTATTCGGACGGCAATCCTGACCTTCGACCGACACCGGATTCACGAAGCCATAGACCGGGAACTTGCACGGGACGGACAAGTTTTTTTCATTCACAATCGTGTACAGACCATTTCGCGAATGGTCCACTATCTGGCAAAGCTTTTTCCGGGAGTTCCGATTGGCATGGCCCACGGACAGATGGAGGACTCGAGAATGGAAGAGGTCATGGAAAAATTTATCCAACGCCACTATCGCATTCTCGTTTCAACAGCCATTGTTGAATCTGGTCTCGATATTCCTGCCGCCAATACAATTATCGTCAACCGGGCAGATATGTTTGGCATATCCGAGCTCTATCAAATTCGAGGCAGAGTAGGTCGTTCTGGTCAGCAGGCATATGCCTACTTCTTGATCCCTTCGGAATCCGGGCTGACGGATACAGCCAGAAAACGACTCAAAACTCTCCAGGACAACACAAGTCTCGGATCAGGATACCAGATCGCCATGAGGGACATGGAAATTCGGGGAGCTGGAAGCTTGCTAGGTCACCAGCAAACAGGGCATATTGCTCTTGTCGGTCTGGATCTGTACCTTGAAATGGTGGAAGAAGCTATTCAGTCACGCATTGAACCAGAAGCCGTTCCCTTGGCACGGGAAGAAGTCCGGATTGACCTGGGGAGAGAATCCCGTTTTCCGGAGGATTATATTGAGCATCCGGCCCAGAGGATCGATTTTTATCGACGGCTTTCTCTGGCTAAAGACATGGGAGAGATTGACCATATTGAATCGGAAGTATCCGATCGGTTTGGTCCCCTTCCTCGCTCATCAAAAGGGCTCTTTCTCGCAGCAAGACTCAAATTTCTTTCCCTAAAACATGGGTTTTCCGAAGTTCGGGTAAGAGATCGTGAACTGATTGTGAAACCCTCTTTTTTTGGAGTTTTTACCCCGGAAAAGATACAAACACTTTTCAATAAATTTGAAGGAAGATTGTGGATCAATCCGGATTCAACTTTCTGCCTTCTGGGCTCTCCCTCCACCTTTGTCAACGAACTGGATCTTGTCGGTCATGTTCTTTCCGGAAACCCCGACTTCCAGGACATCTGTTCCACACACCCATAA
- a CDS encoding peptidylprolyl isomerase has product MSRKPLKYASLFLLPILLSSCHKSSAPLPDSVLAKVGNTTISQGDLKKKLDSMGLASSKDPNVTSELLNQMVDNSLLAMQARKEGLDKTPEFKKKMHAYETKLLRKALLKKDVDDKVKVTDSDIVNYYNKHQKDIKQPGYVDVRQVVFPDEKTAKRDFPLLKKKGGFKKVTKMFKGGPVGKIYEGTVPPKFVSFFFGVPEGSITGPIPLKDGIHYFKIDRSVKGVQLTLDQAREGIRNYLRNRQNKTIYQTLVNHLRSTTTVQINNKALVSMISRAANAKSPAPDQIKK; this is encoded by the coding sequence ATGTCCCGGAAACCGTTAAAATATGCCAGCCTTTTTCTGCTCCCCATTCTTTTGTCCTCCTGTCACAAGAGTTCCGCACCATTGCCGGATTCTGTTCTTGCCAAAGTCGGTAATACGACAATCAGCCAGGGGGATTTGAAAAAGAAGCTCGACAGTATGGGACTGGCCTCCTCAAAAGATCCAAACGTCACCAGTGAGCTCCTGAACCAGATGGTTGATAACTCTCTTCTGGCTATGCAGGCTCGAAAAGAAGGGCTGGACAAAACCCCCGAATTCAAGAAAAAAATGCATGCCTACGAAACCAAGCTCCTTCGGAAGGCTCTCCTGAAAAAAGATGTTGACGACAAAGTCAAGGTCACCGACTCGGATATCGTGAACTATTACAACAAGCACCAAAAAGATATCAAACAACCCGGCTATGTGGATGTCCGGCAAGTTGTCTTTCCGGATGAAAAAACAGCGAAAAGGGACTTTCCCCTTCTCAAGAAAAAAGGAGGGTTCAAGAAGGTTACAAAAATGTTCAAGGGAGGACCCGTTGGAAAAATTTACGAAGGAACGGTCCCTCCAAAGTTTGTCTCCTTCTTTTTTGGTGTTCCTGAGGGAAGCATCACAGGCCCAATCCCTCTGAAGGACGGAATTCACTATTTCAAAATCGACCGGTCCGTCAAAGGGGTACAGCTCACTTTGGACCAGGCACGTGAAGGTATTCGGAACTATTTGCGAAATCGGCAAAACAAAACAATTTATCAGACCCTTGTCAATCATCTGAGAAGCACCACAACCGTTCAGATAAACAACAAGGCGCTCGTTTCCATGATTTCCCGGGCAGCGAACGCGAAATCACCTGCTCCCGATCAGATCAAAAAATAA
- a CDS encoding peptidylprolyl isomerase: protein MSFSRETGTEFFIRFLFLSLLILLSNGCHRSEDRKTVVVGYLGKKAITVKNLEDTARFMGLGSASRHRPLTEWTLSERNAALRETVQDFFLEEEGKKRGIKIRPNEIKDYLKNHFPQPEKSLEPFARKALFLQKTEEALAPFPDISISTERSFYKNHQNLFRISRQAIVDHIVVAKQEEAESIRDALIKGSSFARLAKLESLGMEASSGGRMKPYPRGTMPPPFDTVFTMKPGEITPVLSSPYGYHLFRLEKFIPEHTLSFSMVKNWIKKKLTRVKRQKVLQEWLAQKLQKSPFHRAPTYKGIFSPFPVTISRSQTF, encoded by the coding sequence ATGTCTTTTTCGAGAGAAACAGGAACCGAATTTTTTATCCGGTTCCTGTTTCTCTCTTTACTGATCCTTCTTTCAAACGGATGTCACCGTTCAGAAGATCGAAAAACCGTTGTTGTCGGGTATCTCGGGAAAAAAGCCATCACGGTAAAAAATCTGGAGGATACGGCAAGATTTATGGGACTCGGTTCCGCATCGAGACACCGGCCTCTTACAGAGTGGACCCTTTCGGAGAGAAATGCTGCTCTTCGGGAGACAGTTCAGGATTTTTTTCTGGAAGAAGAAGGAAAAAAACGGGGCATCAAGATCCGTCCCAACGAAATCAAGGATTATTTAAAAAATCATTTTCCACAACCGGAAAAAAGTCTGGAACCCTTTGCCAGAAAAGCCCTTTTCCTTCAAAAAACAGAAGAAGCCCTGGCACCATTTCCCGATATCAGCATATCGACCGAACGCTCCTTTTATAAAAATCACCAGAACCTGTTCCGGATTTCCCGACAAGCAATCGTGGACCATATTGTAGTCGCCAAACAAGAAGAAGCGGAATCGATACGGGATGCTCTCATCAAAGGTTCATCCTTCGCCAGGCTTGCAAAACTGGAATCACTGGGGATGGAAGCTTCCTCCGGCGGACGCATGAAACCTTATCCCCGGGGAACAATGCCCCCTCCTTTCGACACAGTCTTTACAATGAAACCGGGAGAAATCACTCCTGTCCTCTCCTCTCCCTATGGATACCACCTCTTTCGCCTGGAAAAATTTATTCCTGAACATACCTTGTCTTTTTCCATGGTCAAAAACTGGATCAAGAAAAAATTGACGCGCGTAAAAAGACAAAAGGTTTTACAAGAATGGCTCGCACAGAAACTCCAGAAATCCCCGTTCCATAGGGCGCCAACCTATAAGGGGATTTTTTCCCCCTTTCCGGTTACAATAAGCAGAAGTCAGACATTCTAA
- a CDS encoding peptidylprolyl isomerase, translated as MSFLEVPPARGERVLVDQVMAVVNHHMITKSELDRSLAPTFKKLHKRFRGKAYRELVASLEYKLLMKKINERLELEEAERQGLTVTDDELDHAIESIMQKNNFTSKWQLKTALSEQGMSYRRYKQQLRKQMTILKLVNQEVRSTVVISPDEVRQYYLAHRDKYRLPPHVTLRDIFLRIPEGATEAQIQEIRKHGEHIVRQLKRGDDFVILAGSESEGPNAENGGALGDLTKDQLLPELVQPAFTIPPGQTSGLIQTSNGFYIIKVIKREDNSFRSFKELKAQILNDLTKKTTDKRLRIWLEKLREKSYVVIYAKPEAFDQKA; from the coding sequence TTGTCTTTTTTAGAAGTGCCTCCTGCTCGCGGCGAGCGCGTTCTGGTCGACCAGGTGATGGCTGTCGTGAACCATCATATGATTACAAAAAGCGAACTTGATCGTTCCCTTGCACCCACTTTTAAAAAACTGCACAAACGGTTTCGCGGAAAGGCCTACAGGGAGCTTGTCGCATCTCTCGAGTACAAACTTCTCATGAAGAAAATTAACGAGAGGCTGGAGCTTGAAGAAGCAGAAAGACAGGGGCTTACAGTCACGGATGACGAGCTGGATCATGCCATAGAATCCATCATGCAAAAAAACAATTTTACATCGAAGTGGCAGCTGAAAACCGCTCTCTCTGAACAGGGAATGTCTTACAGACGTTATAAACAACAGCTTCGCAAGCAAATGACCATCCTGAAACTTGTCAATCAGGAAGTGCGCTCAACGGTTGTCATCAGCCCGGATGAAGTTCGCCAGTATTATTTGGCCCACAGGGATAAATATCGCCTTCCTCCCCATGTCACTCTTCGCGACATCTTCTTGCGGATACCGGAAGGGGCAACCGAGGCTCAAATCCAAGAGATCAGGAAGCATGGTGAACACATCGTACGACAATTAAAAAGGGGAGATGATTTTGTTATTCTGGCCGGGTCTGAATCCGAAGGGCCGAATGCCGAAAACGGAGGAGCACTCGGGGACCTGACAAAAGACCAGCTTCTTCCCGAACTTGTTCAGCCGGCTTTTACAATACCACCTGGTCAGACGAGCGGGTTGATCCAAACCAGCAACGGGTTCTATATCATCAAGGTCATCAAAAGAGAAGACAACTCTTTCCGGTCTTTCAAAGAACTCAAAGCCCAAATATTGAACGACCTGACAAAGAAAACAACCGACAAAAGACTTCGGATCTGGCTTGAAAAACTGCGGGAGAAATCTTACGTAGTCATCTATGCGAAACCAGAAGCTTTTGACCAGAAGGCCTGA
- the yihA gene encoding ribosome biogenesis GTP-binding protein YihA/YsxC: MNPAKNKPSRILSAMFVRSLASPEDLPFLEEKAVIGFVGRSNVGKSSLINKLANRHHLAKVGRTPGKTTLANLYSLDKGGYFIDFPGYGYMRRDKETAQKARSLSTLLVEKMPSLQRILLLVDIRRDILPVDVEALLWLENLGRPVTIVLSKSDLVNRNDVQRVQKLWKDLLRERMNQVTSPPLVLSTKTGEGLGEIVDLLVGDLYPQDKDS; encoded by the coding sequence ATGAATCCGGCAAAGAATAAGCCATCTCGCATCTTATCCGCCATGTTTGTTCGCTCCCTGGCTTCTCCGGAGGATCTTCCTTTTCTGGAAGAAAAAGCCGTCATTGGATTTGTTGGCCGGTCCAACGTTGGAAAGTCCTCCCTGATCAACAAGCTTGCAAACAGGCATCATCTTGCGAAAGTCGGGAGGACGCCTGGAAAAACCACTCTGGCAAATTTGTATTCTCTCGACAAGGGGGGATATTTTATCGATTTTCCAGGCTACGGTTATATGAGAAGAGATAAGGAAACGGCTCAAAAAGCGCGTTCCCTGTCGACTCTTCTGGTAGAAAAAATGCCCTCTCTCCAGCGGATTCTCTTGCTCGTCGATATCCGGCGAGATATTTTGCCTGTCGATGTGGAGGCTCTTCTCTGGTTGGAAAACCTTGGGAGACCGGTGACGATCGTTTTGTCGAAGTCGGATTTGGTAAACCGAAACGATGTCCAGCGTGTTCAAAAATTGTGGAAAGATCTTCTTCGGGAAAGAATGAATCAAGTCACATCCCCACCGTTGGTTCTTTCGACAAAAACAGGGGAAGGACTTGGAGAAATTGTCGATCTTCTTGTCGGAGATCTCTATCCTCAGGACAAGGATTCCTGA
- a CDS encoding anhydro-N-acetylmuramic acid kinase — protein sequence MCGTSLDGVDGALVHIYQGKIELLAYEHHPFSPRLTGWIREILSENMTGKSTFQSLGDLEHLLSETETSLTSRLCSLSSISPSDIDGAGTHGITAYHRPSPHVPSWENPENTNIPGITIQISNPYRLSRKYGIPVVYDFRRADVSVGGEGAPLATLFHRAAFSDPHENRAFLNLGGIANLTYLPAFSNARQTCLSFDTGPGNMLLDLAMSHITHGEETYDKNGQRSASGTVQKCIQDFLLDDPWFSKPPPKSTGREDWGEEKFATLLTFLKNYPFVQNNDLLASLAETSAAGVLSGFRWLDSKPDLLILGGGGSYNVDLRRRISRITGVPTTTTERFGWPPQAIESMAFAYLAALTLSGRPASLPSTTGCPHAVIGGSIVPPQNGSLPARLREICLAAEIHLPFPDRATPPESRLPGSGPLFSEETGRRQ from the coding sequence ATGTGCGGTACCTCGCTTGATGGCGTGGATGGAGCCCTGGTGCACATCTACCAGGGAAAGATCGAACTTCTCGCGTATGAACATCATCCGTTTTCGCCCCGTCTGACAGGCTGGATCCGAGAAATTTTGTCCGAGAATATGACGGGAAAATCAACTTTTCAATCCTTGGGTGACCTCGAACACCTGCTATCGGAAACGGAAACATCCCTGACGTCCAGGCTCTGCTCCCTCTCCAGTATTTCCCCATCGGACATTGATGGCGCGGGAACACACGGGATTACGGCTTATCATCGGCCATCGCCTCATGTGCCCTCCTGGGAAAACCCCGAGAATACAAATATACCGGGTATCACCATACAGATATCCAACCCCTATCGTTTGTCACGAAAGTATGGAATTCCAGTTGTGTATGATTTTCGAAGGGCCGATGTTTCCGTTGGCGGCGAAGGGGCTCCCCTGGCAACTTTATTCCACCGGGCAGCCTTTTCGGACCCTCACGAAAACCGAGCTTTTCTGAATCTGGGCGGCATTGCCAACCTGACATACCTTCCGGCATTTTCGAACGCCCGTCAAACCTGCCTGTCGTTCGATACGGGACCGGGGAACATGTTGCTCGATCTGGCCATGTCACACATAACGCACGGGGAAGAAACATACGACAAAAATGGCCAAAGAAGCGCTTCCGGAACAGTCCAAAAATGTATTCAGGATTTTCTTTTGGACGACCCCTGGTTTTCAAAGCCTCCCCCAAAATCGACCGGCAGGGAAGATTGGGGGGAAGAAAAATTCGCAACTCTTCTCACTTTTCTCAAAAATTATCCCTTTGTTCAAAACAATGATCTTCTGGCCAGTCTGGCGGAAACCTCGGCTGCCGGAGTGTTGTCGGGATTTCGTTGGCTCGACAGTAAGCCGGATCTTCTCATTCTTGGAGGAGGTGGAAGCTATAATGTGGATCTTCGGAGAAGAATATCTCGCATCACCGGCGTTCCGACAACCACGACCGAGCGGTTTGGATGGCCGCCCCAAGCGATCGAAAGTATGGCCTTCGCCTATCTCGCCGCACTGACACTATCCGGTCGCCCTGCCTCCCTGCCATCAACGACCGGGTGCCCCCATGCCGTGATCGGAGGATCTATCGTTCCTCCACAGAATGGATCCCTGCCGGCCAGGCTGAGAGAAATCTGTCTAGCTGCCGAAATCCATCTTCCGTTCCCAGATCGAGCCACCCCTCCTGAATCTCGACTCCCCGGATCCGGACCCCTCTTTTCTGAAGAAACCGGTAGACGTCAATGA